In Streptomyces sp. NBC_01707, a genomic segment contains:
- a CDS encoding response regulator transcription factor, translating into MSSLLLLTNALQPSTEVLPALGLLLHSVRVAPAEGPALVDTPGADVILVDGRRDLPQVRSLCQLLRSTGPGCPLILVVTEGGLAAVTADWGIDDVLLDTAGPAEVEARLRLATGRQQLTSDDSPMEIRNGDLSVDEATYSAKLKGRVLDLTFKEFELLKYLAQHPGRVFTRAQLLQEVWGYDYFGGTRTVDVHVRRLRAKLGPEHESLIGTVRNVGYRFVTPEKVERAAGEAKAQAAARTAAAAPAEPVTHPEHSEVAEVTEEAPVRPAKR; encoded by the coding sequence ATGAGTTCACTGCTGCTTCTGACGAATGCCCTCCAGCCGTCGACGGAGGTGCTTCCCGCCCTCGGTCTGCTCCTGCACAGTGTGCGGGTGGCCCCCGCCGAAGGACCCGCTCTCGTCGACACCCCCGGTGCCGACGTGATCCTGGTCGACGGCCGCCGCGACCTGCCGCAGGTGCGATCACTGTGCCAGCTGCTGCGGTCCACCGGACCGGGCTGCCCGCTGATCCTCGTCGTGACGGAGGGCGGTCTCGCGGCCGTCACCGCCGACTGGGGCATCGACGACGTGCTGCTGGACACGGCGGGACCGGCCGAGGTGGAGGCCCGGCTGCGGCTCGCCACCGGCCGGCAGCAGCTCACCTCCGACGACTCCCCGATGGAGATCCGCAACGGCGACCTGTCGGTCGACGAGGCGACGTACAGCGCGAAGCTGAAGGGCCGGGTCCTCGACCTGACCTTCAAGGAATTCGAACTCCTCAAGTACCTCGCGCAGCACCCGGGCCGTGTCTTCACCCGCGCCCAGCTGCTCCAGGAGGTCTGGGGCTACGACTACTTCGGCGGTACGCGGACGGTCGACGTCCATGTCCGGCGACTGCGCGCCAAGCTCGGCCCCGAGCACGAGTCGCTGATCGGCACGGTCCGCAACGTCGGCTACCGCTTCGTCACACCGGAAAAGGTGGAGCGCGCGGCCGGGGAGGCCAAGGCCCAGGCCGCGGCCCGGACGGCGGCGGCCGCACCGGCCGAACCCGTCACCCACCCGGAGCACTCGGAGGTAGCCGAGGTCACGGAAGAAGCCCCGGTCCGGCCTGCCAAGAGGTAG
- a CDS encoding alpha/beta hydrolase, with translation MSSVSESSFRSSSVCLITPGARRTTLRTDDGLSIEAVYEPCAAGAGPAADPVAADTAIVIAHGFTGSADRPAVRRAARVFAQRATVITFSFRGHGSSGGRSTVGDREVLDLAAAVAWARSLGHRRVVTVGFSMGGSVVLRHGALYTAPDTPAAEEQLPLTVPAHGGRTEAHADAVVAVSAPARWYYRGTAPMRRLHWVVTRPTGRLVGRYGFRTRIDHNEWNPVPLSPVDSVPLIAPAPLLIVHGDKDPYFPLDHPRMLVDAAQGGAELWLERGMGHAENAADENLLTRIADWSVAA, from the coding sequence ATGAGTTCTGTGTCCGAGAGTTCGTTTCGGAGTTCTTCTGTTTGCTTGATCACCCCGGGGGCCCGGCGTACGACATTGCGGACCGATGACGGGCTGTCGATCGAGGCGGTGTACGAACCGTGTGCGGCAGGTGCCGGGCCCGCCGCCGACCCGGTCGCCGCCGATACGGCGATCGTGATCGCGCACGGTTTCACCGGATCGGCGGACCGGCCCGCCGTGCGGCGCGCGGCGCGGGTGTTTGCCCAGCGTGCAACCGTGATCACGTTCTCCTTCCGAGGGCACGGAAGTTCCGGCGGGCGGTCGACGGTGGGTGACCGCGAGGTGCTGGACCTGGCCGCCGCGGTGGCCTGGGCGCGCTCCCTCGGGCACCGCCGGGTGGTTACGGTCGGATTCTCGATGGGTGGTTCCGTCGTGCTGCGCCACGGCGCGCTGTATACGGCGCCCGACACGCCTGCCGCCGAGGAACAGCTTCCCCTCACCGTTCCCGCGCACGGGGGGCGCACAGAAGCGCACGCGGATGCAGTGGTTGCTGTGAGTGCTCCCGCCCGTTGGTACTACCGGGGCACGGCTCCAATGCGACGTCTGCACTGGGTGGTGACCCGGCCCACCGGCCGGCTGGTCGGCCGGTACGGCTTCCGCACCCGGATCGACCACAACGAGTGGAACCCCGTGCCGCTCTCCCCGGTCGATTCGGTCCCGCTCATCGCCCCGGCCCCGCTGCTGATCGTGCACGGCGACAAGGACCCGTACTTCCCGCTCGACCACCCAAGAATGCTGGTGGACGCGGCACAGGGCGGCGCCGAGCTGTGGCTGGAGCGGGGCATGGGGCACGCCGAGAACGCGGCGGACGAGAACTTGCTCACCCGCATCGCGGACTGGTCGGTCGCCGCGTGA
- a CDS encoding MoaD/ThiS family protein produces the protein MPAGTIRYWAAAKAAAGTAEEPYAAATLAEALDAVRERHPGELTRVLQRCSFLIDGDPVGTRSHETVRLAEGGTVEVLPPFAGG, from the coding sequence ATGCCAGCGGGAACGATCCGCTACTGGGCCGCCGCCAAGGCGGCCGCCGGAACCGCCGAGGAGCCGTACGCAGCTGCGACGCTCGCCGAGGCGCTCGACGCGGTGCGTGAGCGACACCCCGGTGAGCTCACCCGGGTGCTGCAACGGTGCTCGTTCCTGATCGACGGTGACCCCGTCGGGACCCGCAGCCATGAGACCGTACGCCTTGCCGAGGGCGGCACGGTCGAGGTGCTCCCGCCGTTCGCAGGAGGGTGA
- a CDS encoding DUF2993 domain-containing protein gives MRALRILLIMVVVLGGIFIAVDRAAVYFAESEAEGRVGISGSTIDSTDISIKGFPFLTQVAGSSLDEVDIELAGIETDAGGRRIRISKMNAELHDVTLANGFSSATAARATGTATVSYEDLTHAADDGVVVQYGGNGKVKVTGSVEILGRTLKRSVTSTVTLVDGHTIRVHADKVPGEGIPGLEGLVRRKTDFEREIGALPNGLKLQRIEPTKNGLEISVTGSDIPLGG, from the coding sequence ATGCGCGCACTGCGAATACTGCTGATCATGGTGGTGGTTCTGGGCGGCATCTTCATCGCCGTCGACCGGGCGGCGGTGTACTTCGCCGAGTCGGAGGCCGAGGGCAGGGTCGGGATCAGCGGCTCCACGATCGACTCGACGGACATCTCCATCAAGGGTTTCCCGTTCCTGACGCAGGTCGCCGGATCCTCGCTCGACGAGGTCGACATCGAGCTCGCCGGCATCGAGACCGACGCCGGCGGCCGCAGGATCCGGATCAGCAAGATGAACGCCGAACTTCACGACGTCACGCTGGCCAACGGCTTCTCCAGCGCCACCGCCGCCCGGGCCACGGGCACGGCGACCGTCTCGTACGAGGACCTGACGCACGCGGCCGACGACGGCGTCGTCGTCCAGTACGGCGGCAACGGCAAGGTGAAGGTGACCGGCTCCGTCGAGATCCTCGGCCGCACGCTCAAGCGCAGCGTGACCTCCACCGTCACCCTGGTCGACGGCCACACCATCCGGGTGCACGCGGACAAGGTGCCGGGCGAAGGCATCCCCGGCCTCGAAGGTCTGGTGCGCAGGAAGACCGACTTTGAGCGGGAGATCGGGGCCCTGCCGAACGGCCTGAAGCTGCAGAGGATCGAGCCGACGAAGAACGGCCTGGAGATCTCCGTGACGGGTTCGGACATCCCACTCGGCGGATAG
- a CDS encoding sulfurtransferase translates to MSRSDVLVDADWVEAHIDDPKVALVEVDEDTSAYEKNHIKNAIRIDWTKDLQDPVRRDFIDQAGFEKLLSGKGIGNDTTVVLYGGNNNWFASYAFWYFKLYGHQDVRLLDGGRKKWELDSRDLVDGDQIPSRQATEYKAQAQDESIRAYRDDVVAAIGNQNLVDVRSPDEFSGKLLAPAHLPQEQSQRPGHVPSARNIPWSKNANDDGTFKSDEELKALYEAEQVDLAKDTIAYCRIGERSALTWFVLHQLLGVENVKNYDGSWTEYGSLVGVPIELGAGK, encoded by the coding sequence ATGAGCCGCAGTGACGTCCTGGTAGACGCCGACTGGGTCGAGGCCCACATCGACGACCCGAAGGTCGCCCTCGTCGAGGTCGACGAGGACACCTCGGCATACGAGAAGAACCACATCAAGAACGCCATCCGGATCGACTGGACCAAGGACCTCCAGGACCCGGTCCGCCGTGACTTCATCGACCAGGCCGGCTTCGAGAAGCTGCTGTCCGGGAAGGGCATCGGGAACGACACCACGGTCGTCCTCTACGGCGGCAACAACAACTGGTTCGCGTCCTACGCGTTCTGGTACTTCAAGCTCTACGGCCACCAGGACGTCCGCCTGCTCGACGGCGGCCGCAAGAAGTGGGAGCTGGACTCCCGCGACCTGGTCGACGGCGACCAGATCCCCTCCCGCCAGGCCACCGAGTACAAGGCCCAGGCCCAGGACGAGTCGATCCGCGCCTACCGCGACGACGTCGTGGCCGCGATCGGCAACCAGAACCTGGTCGATGTGCGTTCGCCCGACGAGTTCAGCGGCAAGCTGCTCGCCCCGGCGCACCTCCCGCAGGAGCAGTCGCAGCGCCCCGGCCACGTGCCGAGCGCCCGCAACATCCCGTGGTCGAAGAACGCCAACGACGACGGCACGTTCAAGTCGGACGAAGAGCTCAAGGCGCTCTACGAGGCCGAGCAGGTCGACCTGGCGAAGGACACCATCGCGTACTGCCGCATCGGTGAGCGTTCCGCGCTCACGTGGTTCGTGCTGCACCAGCTGCTCGGAGTCGAGAACGTCAAGAACTACGACGGCTCGTGGACCGAGTACGGCTCCCTCGTGGGTGTGCCGATCGAGCTCGGCGCCGGCAAGTAA
- a CDS encoding DUF1416 domain-containing protein produces the protein MCGAKAGGPDASTIKPGETTIQGSVTRDGEPVTGYVRLLDSTGEFTAEVPTSATGQFRFYAAEGTWTVRALVPGGSADRTVVAQTGGLSEVAIAV, from the coding sequence ATGTGTGGAGCAAAGGCCGGCGGCCCCGACGCTTCGACCATCAAGCCTGGTGAGACCACCATCCAGGGCAGCGTGACCCGCGACGGCGAGCCCGTCACCGGCTACGTCCGCCTCCTGGACTCGACCGGCGAGTTCACCGCGGAGGTCCCGACCTCGGCGACCGGACAGTTCCGCTTCTACGCGGCCGAGGGCACCTGGACGGTGCGCGCCCTCGTCCCGGGCGGCAGCGCCGACCGCACAGTCGTCGCACAGACCGGTGGCCTCTCCGAGGTGGCCATCGCCGTCTGA
- a CDS encoding DUF3099 domain-containing protein — translation MYARRRRGYFLLMGGCIVLFVSAWAVVRLWSMPVAIGMCVVAMVIPPIAAMVANRRGPEDRWWDDPSGDPKSDEWWDELDGKKRR, via the coding sequence ATGTACGCCCGGCGCCGTCGCGGCTATTTCCTGCTGATGGGCGGATGCATCGTCCTGTTCGTGTCCGCCTGGGCCGTGGTACGGCTCTGGTCGATGCCCGTCGCCATAGGGATGTGCGTGGTCGCCATGGTCATCCCGCCGATCGCGGCGATGGTCGCCAACCGGCGGGGGCCGGAGGACCGCTGGTGGGATGACCCCTCGGGTGACCCGAAGTCGGACGAGTGGTGGGACGAGCTCGACGGCAAGAAGCGCCGGTAG
- a CDS encoding DsrE family protein — protein MQKKLVIKVTAGADSPERCSQAFTVAAVAVASGVEVSLWLTGESSWFALPGRAAEFELPHAAPLPDLIESIQAAGLITLCTQCAARRDITESDVLEGVRIAGAQVFVSEIMADGVQALVY, from the coding sequence ATGCAGAAGAAGCTCGTGATCAAGGTGACCGCAGGTGCTGACTCCCCCGAGCGCTGCTCGCAGGCGTTCACGGTGGCCGCGGTCGCCGTCGCCAGCGGTGTGGAGGTCTCGCTCTGGCTGACCGGCGAATCGTCGTGGTTCGCCCTGCCGGGCCGCGCCGCCGAGTTCGAACTGCCGCATGCCGCACCGCTGCCGGATCTCATCGAGTCGATTCAGGCGGCCGGCCTGATCACCCTCTGCACGCAGTGCGCCGCGCGTCGCGACATCACCGAGAGCGATGTCCTCGAAGGTGTACGAATCGCGGGCGCCCAGGTCTTCGTCAGCGAGATCATGGCCGACGGCGTCCAGGCCCTCGTCTACTGA
- a CDS encoding FABP family protein, with product MIEIPSDLHPDLVPLAFLLGNWTGAGVSDFPGAEKCNFGQEVSFSHDGRDFLEYVSHSWVLDAEGNKVKPLESESGYWRVDNDRKVEVVMVRDQGVIEIWYGELAHQKPQIDLVTDAVARTAASGPYNGGKRLYGYVNSDLMWVGEKATPEVELRPYMSAHLKKVVTPEEVEQMAKGLGDLPDDGIAFFK from the coding sequence ATGATCGAGATCCCGTCCGACCTCCACCCGGACCTCGTCCCGCTTGCCTTCCTGCTCGGCAACTGGACGGGCGCGGGCGTGTCCGACTTCCCCGGCGCCGAGAAGTGCAACTTCGGCCAGGAAGTCTCCTTCAGCCACGACGGCCGGGACTTCCTGGAATACGTCTCGCACTCCTGGGTGCTCGACGCCGAGGGCAACAAGGTCAAGCCGCTGGAGTCGGAGTCCGGCTACTGGCGCGTCGACAATGACCGCAAGGTCGAGGTCGTCATGGTCCGCGACCAGGGCGTCATCGAGATCTGGTACGGCGAGCTCGCCCACCAGAAGCCGCAGATCGACCTGGTCACCGACGCGGTGGCCCGGACCGCGGCATCCGGCCCGTACAACGGTGGCAAGCGGCTCTACGGCTATGTGAACAGCGACCTGATGTGGGTCGGCGAGAAGGCCACCCCCGAGGTGGAGCTGCGCCCCTACATGTCGGCGCACCTGAAGAAGGTCGTCACCCCCGAAGAGGTCGAGCAGATGGCCAAGGGCCTCGGCGACCTGCCGGACGACGGCATCGCGTTCTTCAAGTAG
- a CDS encoding Fur family transcriptional regulator, whose translation MVSTDWKSDLRQRGYRLTPQRQLVLEAVDRLEHATPDDILCEVRRTASGVNISTVYRTLELLEELGLVSHAHLGHGAPTYHLADRHHHIHLVCRDCTNVIEADVDVVAEFTTKLRDTFGFETDMKHFAIFGRCADCTTKAAAAGPAPAPGSEQ comes from the coding sequence GTGGTGAGCACCGACTGGAAGAGCGACCTTCGGCAGCGCGGCTACCGGCTGACGCCGCAGCGGCAGCTTGTCCTGGAAGCGGTCGACAGACTGGAACACGCGACGCCGGACGACATCCTCTGCGAGGTGCGCCGGACGGCGTCCGGCGTGAACATCTCCACGGTCTACCGGACTCTGGAGCTCCTGGAGGAGCTGGGGCTGGTCAGCCACGCCCATCTGGGGCACGGGGCACCGACGTACCACCTGGCCGACCGCCATCACCACATCCATCTGGTCTGCCGGGACTGCACGAATGTCATCGAGGCCGATGTCGACGTCGTCGCCGAGTTCACCACGAAGCTGCGGGACACGTTCGGGTTCGAGACCGACATGAAGCACTTCGCGATCTTCGGCCGCTGTGCCGACTGCACGACGAAGGCGGCCGCGGCCGGACCGGCCCCCGCTCCTGGTTCCGAGCAGTAA
- a CDS encoding folate-binding protein YgfZ, translated as MKSPLLSLPGAVPAEGRDEGVAAHYGDLFREQRALADGTGLVDLSHRGVVTVTGSDRLAWLHLLLTQHVSELAPGQATEALILTANGHIEHALYLVDDGETVWAHVEPDTQGELVAYLESMKFFYQVEVADRTEDFAVVHLPAGSIEEVPEGVVVREAPHGRDLFLPRADLERYAAEHGPVAGILAYEALRVEAHRPRLGFETDHRTIPHELGWIGTAVHLQKGCYRGQETVARVQNLGKPPRRLVFLHLDGSDVLLPGHGTPVRLAADGADGRQLGFITTSARHHELGPIALALVKRNVAVDAELLAGDTAAAQETVVEP; from the coding sequence ATGAAGAGCCCTCTGCTGTCCTTGCCCGGCGCCGTTCCCGCCGAAGGCCGCGACGAAGGTGTCGCCGCGCACTACGGCGACCTGTTCCGCGAGCAGCGCGCCCTCGCCGACGGCACCGGCCTCGTCGACCTCTCGCACCGCGGCGTCGTCACCGTCACCGGAAGCGACCGGCTGGCCTGGCTGCACCTGCTGCTCACCCAGCACGTCAGCGAACTCGCCCCCGGACAGGCCACCGAGGCGCTGATTCTCACCGCGAACGGGCACATCGAGCACGCCCTCTACCTCGTCGACGACGGCGAGACGGTGTGGGCGCACGTCGAACCGGACACCCAGGGTGAGCTGGTCGCCTATCTGGAATCGATGAAGTTCTTCTACCAGGTCGAAGTCGCCGACCGCACCGAGGACTTCGCCGTCGTTCACCTGCCGGCCGGCTCCATCGAAGAGGTGCCGGAAGGTGTCGTCGTGCGGGAGGCGCCGCACGGCCGCGATCTGTTCCTTCCCCGCGCCGACCTGGAGCGGTACGCCGCCGAGCACGGCCCGGTGGCCGGCATCCTGGCGTACGAGGCGCTGCGCGTCGAGGCGCACCGCCCCCGGCTCGGCTTCGAGACCGACCACCGCACCATCCCGCACGAGCTGGGCTGGATCGGCACGGCCGTCCACCTCCAGAAGGGCTGCTACCGCGGTCAGGAGACCGTGGCCCGGGTGCAGAACCTGGGGAAGCCGCCGCGCCGGCTGGTCTTCCTGCACCTGGACGGCAGCGATGTGCTGCTGCCCGGTCACGGGACGCCGGTACGGCTCGCCGCGGACGGGGCGGACGGCCGTCAGCTCGGCTTCATCACCACGTCCGCCCGCCACCACGAGCTGGGGCCGATCGCACTGGCGCTGGTCAAGCGGAACGTGGCGGTGGACGCGGAACTGCTCGCCGGGGACACGGCTGCGGCCCAGGAGACGGTCGTCGAGCCGTAG
- the dtd gene encoding D-aminoacyl-tRNA deacylase — protein MRAVIQRVYGASVTVADGSGDGSAPAVVGEIVGEGLCVLVGVTHGDTVEKAAQLARKLWSVRILEGEKSCSDVNAPLLVISQFTLYGDARKGRRPTWNAAAPGEIAEPLVDEVVAQLRALGAHVETGRFGADMRVSLTNHGPFTVLVEV, from the coding sequence ATGCGTGCAGTGATACAGAGGGTGTACGGGGCGAGCGTCACGGTGGCCGACGGCTCGGGCGACGGGAGCGCGCCCGCGGTGGTGGGCGAAATCGTCGGCGAAGGACTGTGTGTGCTGGTCGGAGTCACCCATGGGGACACCGTGGAGAAGGCGGCGCAGCTCGCCCGCAAGCTCTGGTCGGTCCGCATTTTGGAGGGCGAGAAGTCCTGCTCCGACGTGAATGCGCCGCTTCTGGTGATTTCGCAGTTCACTCTCTACGGGGACGCCCGGAAGGGCCGCAGGCCCACCTGGAACGCCGCGGCACCCGGCGAGATCGCCGAACCGCTGGTCGACGAGGTGGTGGCGCAGCTGCGGGCGCTGGGGGCGCATGTGGAGACGGGCCGGTTCGGAGCGGACATGCGGGTCTCGCTCACGAACCATGGCCCGTTCACCGTCCTCGTCGAGGTCTGA
- a CDS encoding ABC transporter substrate-binding protein has product MSTYGAGHPAGAVPVTRATTSTDTTAGAMRPPVQRTGPGIGERLPGQSPPELGSLRLPELRNLRRDSQRDEADLSYVRRLVQGRIDILRAELARRRDPETPVVDRLSEILADTPSRHRSSARHVTLTTPRSDEFRRLAAETLAEVELSDLDARTDEELYTAMGRLVRYEQQVSRRRHQLQRTADDCSAEIARRYRDGEAQVDDLLA; this is encoded by the coding sequence ATGAGTACATATGGAGCCGGGCACCCAGCCGGTGCCGTACCGGTCACGCGTGCCACAACCAGTACCGATACCACCGCCGGCGCCATGCGGCCACCCGTGCAGCGGACCGGTCCGGGCATCGGCGAGCGCCTGCCGGGGCAGTCGCCGCCCGAGCTGGGCTCCCTGCGGCTGCCGGAGCTGCGCAACCTGCGCCGTGACTCGCAGCGCGACGAGGCGGACCTCAGTTACGTACGCCGGCTGGTCCAGGGCCGCATCGACATCCTGCGGGCCGAGCTGGCCCGCCGCCGGGACCCCGAGACGCCGGTCGTGGACCGGCTCTCCGAGATCCTCGCCGACACCCCGTCCCGGCACCGTTCCTCCGCCCGGCACGTCACGCTCACCACACCGCGCAGCGACGAGTTCCGCCGGCTGGCGGCCGAGACGCTCGCCGAGGTCGAACTCTCCGACCTCGACGCCCGCACCGACGAGGAGCTGTACACCGCGATGGGGCGGCTCGTCCGTTACGAGCAGCAGGTCTCCCGCCGCCGTCACCAACTGCAACGTACCGCTGACGATTGCAGCGCCGAGATCGCCCGCAGGTACCGTGATGGGGAAGCACAAGTAGACGACCTGCTCGCCTGA
- a CDS encoding asparaginase yields the protein MTSTPLISPASPALPAGPALPVLAEVVRSGFVEGHHRGSLVVLAADGSVERTLGDPDAPVFPRSSNKPMQAAAVLRAGLDLSGERLALAAASHSGEEFHLDLVRKMLADHGLTPEDLQTPPDLPLDPAEAETYLAAGQVRERITMNCSGKHAAMLAACALNGWDRASYLDPAHPLQQLVHQVVEEAAGEPVAAVGTDGCGAPLMAISLVGLARAFRSFVRAEEGTAERRVADAMRAHPEYVAGTRRPDTWLMREVPGTLSKMGAEAVQAVALPDGRALAFKITDGGGRALGPVLARALELLGVDAPVVDRIGRAPLLGGSAEVGEIRAAF from the coding sequence ATGACCTCCACACCTCTCATATCCCCGGCGTCCCCCGCGCTGCCCGCCGGGCCCGCTCTTCCCGTTCTGGCCGAGGTCGTACGGTCCGGCTTCGTGGAGGGTCACCACCGGGGCTCCCTGGTCGTGCTGGCAGCGGACGGCAGTGTGGAGCGGACACTCGGAGACCCGGACGCGCCGGTCTTCCCCCGCTCCTCCAACAAGCCGATGCAGGCCGCCGCCGTCCTGCGGGCCGGGCTCGACCTCTCCGGGGAGCGGCTGGCGCTGGCCGCCGCGAGCCACTCGGGCGAGGAGTTCCACCTCGACCTCGTACGCAAGATGCTCGCCGACCACGGACTGACGCCCGAGGATCTGCAGACCCCGCCCGATCTGCCGCTGGACCCGGCGGAGGCGGAGACGTACCTCGCCGCGGGCCAGGTCCGTGAGCGGATCACCATGAACTGCTCCGGCAAGCACGCCGCCATGCTCGCGGCGTGCGCACTCAACGGCTGGGACCGGGCGAGCTATCTGGACCCGGCGCACCCGCTCCAGCAGCTGGTCCACCAGGTGGTCGAGGAGGCGGCGGGCGAACCCGTCGCGGCGGTCGGTACGGACGGCTGCGGGGCGCCGCTGATGGCGATCAGCCTCGTGGGTCTGGCGCGGGCGTTCCGCTCGTTCGTGCGGGCGGAGGAGGGTACCGCCGAGCGACGGGTGGCGGACGCGATGCGTGCCCACCCCGAGTACGTCGCGGGCACCCGGCGCCCCGACACCTGGCTGATGCGCGAGGTGCCGGGCACGCTCTCCAAGATGGGCGCGGAGGCGGTCCAGGCGGTGGCGCTGCCGGACGGCCGGGCGCTGGCCTTCAAGATCACCGACGGCGGGGGCCGGGCGCTCGGCCCGGTGCTGGCCAGGGCGCTGGAGCTGCTCGGCGTCGACGCACCGGTGGTGGACCGGATCGGACGGGCGCCGCTGCTGGGCGGCAGCGCGGAGGTGGGCGAGATCCGAGCGGCCTTCTGA
- a CDS encoding GNAT family N-acetyltransferase, with protein MSLEVRPVTASEFPDWLRAVNTGFLRPPTVTEGEVASRLPHMDLARTQGVFDAGRCVATFRSFAQELTVVGGATVPSDAVTNVTVSPTHRRRGLLSRMMATDLAAAKDRGDVVATLIAAEYPIYGRYGFGPAAWTTEWEIDVPRAGLDPRWSGPSAADGGGRIDLVDGAEVRKLGPALHDRLRARQHGVVSRGDRWWQLNTGEDVPVPGSWTEPFHVVYRNADGTVDGLLVYRADDKWGDAKQPLNRASVLGLIAETPAAERALWHFVCSIDWITTVRSGHRAPDDLLPLLLPDPRAARIVTQADWMWVRILDVVRTLESRTYASPATLTLDIHDPEGLAGGRFRLDVSPDGASCAPTTRSADLALDVRELGTLCLGDESALRLAALGRVEELTPGAAAVADRVFRAGRRAWCPDVF; from the coding sequence ATGAGCCTTGAGGTCCGTCCCGTCACCGCATCGGAGTTCCCCGACTGGCTGCGCGCCGTGAACACCGGCTTTCTGCGCCCGCCGACGGTGACGGAGGGGGAGGTCGCGAGCCGCCTCCCGCACATGGACCTGGCCCGGACCCAAGGGGTGTTCGACGCCGGCCGGTGTGTGGCGACGTTCCGCTCGTTCGCGCAGGAGCTGACGGTGGTCGGCGGCGCCACGGTGCCGTCCGACGCGGTCACCAATGTCACGGTGTCGCCCACGCACCGCCGGCGCGGGCTGCTCAGCCGGATGATGGCCACGGACCTCGCGGCGGCCAAGGACCGCGGTGACGTGGTCGCCACGCTGATCGCCGCCGAGTACCCGATCTACGGGCGGTACGGGTTCGGCCCGGCCGCCTGGACCACCGAGTGGGAGATCGACGTCCCCCGGGCGGGACTGGACCCGCGCTGGTCGGGCCCGTCCGCTGCGGACGGCGGCGGTCGGATCGACCTGGTGGACGGCGCGGAGGTACGCAAGCTCGGCCCGGCCCTGCACGACCGGCTGCGCGCCCGTCAGCACGGCGTGGTCAGCCGTGGCGACCGCTGGTGGCAGCTGAACACCGGCGAGGACGTGCCCGTGCCGGGATCGTGGACGGAACCGTTCCACGTGGTGTACCGCAACGCGGACGGTACGGTCGACGGTCTGCTCGTCTACCGCGCCGACGACAAGTGGGGCGATGCGAAGCAGCCGCTGAACCGGGCGTCCGTCCTCGGCCTGATCGCCGAGACCCCGGCGGCGGAACGGGCGCTGTGGCACTTCGTCTGCTCGATCGACTGGATCACCACGGTCCGCTCGGGCCACCGCGCCCCCGACGACCTGCTCCCCCTCCTCCTCCCGGACCCGCGCGCGGCCCGCATCGTGACGCAGGCGGACTGGATGTGGGTGCGGATCCTGGACGTCGTTCGAACCCTGGAGTCCCGCACCTACGCGTCCCCGGCCACCCTGACCCTGGACATCCACGACCCGGAGGGACTCGCCGGCGGCCGGTTCCGCCTGGACGTATCCCCGGACGGCGCCTCGTGCGCACCGACGACGCGGAGCGCGGATCTGGCCCTGGACGTACGGGAGCTGGGGACGCTTTGTCTCGGCGACGAATCGGCGCTGCGGCTGGCTGCGTTGGGCCGGGTCGAGGAGCTGACGCCGGGCGCGGCGGCGGTGGCGGACAGGGTGTTCCGGGCGGGGCGGCGGGCCTGGTGCCCGGACGTGTTCTGA